Proteins co-encoded in one Vibrio fortis genomic window:
- the msrA gene encoding peptide-methionine (S)-S-oxide reductase MsrA yields the protein MLNKQQMVSEATALPGNLHPITVSEPHFVNQSDLSAPPAAGQQEILLGLGCFWGAERLFWQLEGVVSTSVGYAGGFTKNPTYQQVCTGETGHTEVVRVIFDPSILPLETLLKTFWERHDPTQGMRQGNDLGTQYRSAIYTFSEQQQSIAESSKQSYQKAMQAARGSEITTEIQPAGEYFYAEDYHQQYLAKNPNGYCGLGGTGVCFPPQ from the coding sequence ATGCTTAACAAACAACAAATGGTTTCTGAAGCAACGGCTTTGCCAGGGAACCTTCACCCCATCACAGTATCTGAACCACATTTCGTCAACCAAAGTGATCTGTCTGCTCCACCAGCCGCTGGACAACAAGAAATATTACTTGGCCTTGGGTGTTTTTGGGGGGCTGAGCGCTTGTTCTGGCAGCTTGAGGGGGTCGTTTCAACCTCTGTCGGTTATGCTGGTGGCTTCACTAAAAACCCGACATACCAACAGGTTTGTACTGGTGAAACAGGTCATACAGAAGTAGTACGCGTGATATTCGACCCGAGTATCTTACCTCTTGAAACACTGCTCAAAACGTTTTGGGAACGTCATGACCCAACTCAAGGTATGCGCCAAGGGAATGATTTAGGAACACAATATCGCTCTGCAATCTACACCTTTAGTGAGCAACAACAATCAATTGCTGAATCCTCGAAACAGAGTTACCAAAAAGCAATGCAAGCTGCGCGAGGATCAGAGATCACCACTGAGATACAACCAGCCGGTGAGTACTTTTATGCAGAAGATTATCATCAACAATATTTAGCTAAGAACCCAAACGGCTATTGTGGACTAGGCGGAACAGGAGTTTGTTTCCCACCTCAGTAA
- a CDS encoding DUF1107 family protein gives MLREFSTYRPRQVARFVKVLFKGQFSIEGIGEFRFDQGKVLLPEVTDQKKLNVFKEVNGTIACMSM, from the coding sequence ATGCTACGTGAATTTTCTACTTACCGCCCTCGTCAAGTGGCGCGTTTCGTTAAAGTCCTATTCAAAGGTCAATTCAGCATCGAAGGTATCGGTGAATTTAGATTCGACCAAGGTAAAGTTCTTCTTCCTGAAGTAACGGATCAAAAAAAGCTAAATGTATTTAAAGAAGTGAATGGCACCATCGCTTGTATGTCGATGTAA